The Bos javanicus breed banteng chromosome 11, ARS-OSU_banteng_1.0, whole genome shotgun sequence genome includes a window with the following:
- the TXNDC9 gene encoding thioredoxin domain-containing protein 9 produces the protein MEANASVDMFSKVLENQLLQTTKLVEEHLDSEIQKLDQMDEDELERLKEKRLEALKKAQQQKQEWLSKGHGEYREIPSERDFFQEVKESKKVVCHFYRDSTFRCKILDRHLVILSKKHLETKFLKLNVEKAPFLCERLRIKVIPTLALVKDGKTQDFVVGFSDLGNTDDFTTETLEWRLGCSDILNYSGNLMEPPFQSQKKFGTNFTKLEKKTIRGKKYDSDSDDD, from the exons ATGGAAGCGAACGCATCTGTTGACATGTTTTCAAAAGTCCTGGAGAATCAGTTGCTTCAAACAACCAAACTAGTGGAAGAACATTTGGATTCGGAAATTCAGAAACTAGATCAGATGGATGAGGATGAATTAGAACGCCTCAAAGAAAAGAGACTCGAGGCTCTGAAGAAAGCTCAACAGCAGAAACAA GAATGGCTTTCAAAAGGACATGGGGAATACAGAGAAATCCCTAGTGAGAGAGACTTTTTTCAAGAAGtcaaggagagtaaaaaagtggtttgccatttctacAGAGACTCCACATTCAG GTGTAAAATACTAGACAGACATTTGGTGATATTGTCCAAGAAACATCTTGAGACCAAATTTTTGAAACTGAATGTGGAAAAAGCACCTTTCCTTTGTGAGAGACTGCGTATCAAAGTCATTCCCACACTAGCACTGGTGAAAGATGGAAAAACACAGGATTTTGTTGTTGGATTTTCTGACCTAGGAAATACAGACGACTTCACCACAGAAACCCTAGAGTGGAGGCTGGGCTGTTCTGATATTCTTAATTACAG tgGAAATTTAATGGAGCCACCATTTCAGAGCCAAAAGAAATTTGGAACAAACTTCACAAAGCTGGAAAAGAAAACTATTCGGGGAAAGAAATATGATTCAGACTCTGATGATGATTAG